In Bacillus cytotoxicus NVH 391-98, the following are encoded in one genomic region:
- a CDS encoding argininosuccinate synthase, whose translation MEKKKVVLAYSGGLDTSVAIKWLQEKNYDVIALCLDLGEGEDLEFVKEKALSVGAIKSYMIDVQEEFMNEYALVALQGHTLYEGKYPLVSALSRPLIAKKLVEIAELEGASAVAHGCTGKGNDQVRFEVSIQALNPYLEVIAPVREWKWSREEEIAYAKENDVPIPINLDSPFSIDQNLWGRSNECGILEDPWAAPPEDAYEMTVPLENTPDQPEFVEIGFEEGVPTTLNGTTYSLSQLMKTLNSLAGKHGIGRIDHVENRLVGIKSREVYECPAAMTLLTAHKELEDLTLVKEVAHFKPMMEQKLTELIYNGLWFSPLKQALVAFLQETQKTVSGTVRVKLFKGHAIVEGRKSEYSLYDENLATYTVNDEFNHDAAVGFISLFGLPTKVYSQVNQKKVEA comes from the coding sequence ATGGAGAAGAAAAAAGTTGTGTTAGCATATTCTGGAGGCCTTGATACTTCTGTTGCAATTAAATGGTTGCAAGAAAAAAATTATGATGTTATCGCTCTTTGTTTAGATTTAGGAGAAGGGGAAGATTTAGAGTTTGTAAAAGAAAAGGCACTTTCAGTAGGTGCGATTAAATCGTACATGATCGATGTGCAAGAAGAATTTATGAATGAATATGCATTGGTGGCTTTGCAAGGGCATACGTTATATGAAGGGAAATATCCTCTTGTTTCTGCATTATCTCGTCCGCTAATTGCGAAAAAACTAGTTGAGATTGCAGAACTAGAAGGTGCTAGTGCGGTTGCACACGGATGTACCGGTAAGGGGAATGACCAAGTTCGTTTTGAAGTATCGATTCAAGCATTAAACCCATATTTAGAAGTAATTGCGCCAGTGCGTGAATGGAAATGGTCACGTGAGGAAGAAATTGCGTATGCAAAAGAAAACGATGTACCCATTCCCATTAATTTAGATAGCCCATTTTCTATTGACCAAAACTTATGGGGACGCAGTAATGAGTGCGGAATTTTAGAAGATCCTTGGGCAGCGCCACCAGAAGATGCGTATGAAATGACTGTACCATTAGAAAATACACCAGATCAGCCAGAATTTGTAGAAATCGGATTTGAAGAAGGTGTACCAACAACATTAAATGGAACAACTTACTCACTTTCACAATTAATGAAAACGTTAAATTCACTTGCTGGAAAGCATGGAATTGGGCGTATCGATCATGTAGAAAACCGCCTTGTCGGTATTAAATCGCGTGAGGTGTATGAATGCCCAGCGGCGATGACATTACTTACAGCTCATAAAGAACTTGAAGATTTAACACTTGTAAAAGAAGTAGCTCACTTTAAACCGATGATGGAACAAAAACTAACAGAATTAATCTATAATGGCTTATGGTTCTCGCCTTTAAAACAAGCGCTTGTTGCTTTTTTACAAGAAACACAAAAAACAGTATCAGGTACAGTGCGTGTAAAATTATTTAAAGGGCACGCGATTGTAGAAGGACGTAAATCAGAATATTCCTTATATGATGAGAATTTAGCGACTTATACAGTGAATGATGAATTTAACCACGATGCAGCAGTTGGTTTTATTTCACTATTTGGTCTTCCAACAAAGGTATATAGTCAAGTAAATCAGAAGAAGGTGGAAGCGTGA
- a CDS encoding amidohydrolase has protein sequence MGELWYGGNIYTMEEENEKVEAVYVENGRIVDIGTKQDLEIRYPFEQLHNLEGRTMLPGLVDSHMHLIGHGERLLRLDLSKCTSYEEVLALVTERVKETPVGSWIIGEGWNENNFTDTKNVHAHDLDRISKEHPTLLKRVCRHVTWINSYILKKANITAETKEPKGGKIGRDSSGRLTGLLYEQAQELIKHVQPEINETYLQRALKVAIRDCWKYGLVGGHTEDLNYYGGFKKTYDAFSYVIKEMPFKAHLLVHHEVADERKEYENTHYIEFGAMKIFSDGSFGGRTALLSEPYEDAKETNGVAIYSRNELADLVKKARDLQMPVAIHTIGDLSLEYVIEALELYRPAEGLRDRIIHCQLAREDLIERMKKLQVIIDIQPVFVSSDFPSVIEKLGERRLRYAYAWKTLLHAGLHCNGGSDAPIEQVNPFLGIYSAVTRRSFIDGVCYMPKERLTVFEAVSLFTTGSAYAIGKEKRCGKIMRGYEADFTIIDRDIFHIPVEELKDIQAITVVIDGKIVHQK, from the coding sequence ATGGGGGAATTATGGTACGGCGGAAACATTTATACGATGGAAGAAGAGAATGAAAAAGTAGAAGCGGTTTATGTTGAAAACGGAAGGATTGTTGATATAGGAACAAAACAGGACTTAGAAATTCGTTATCCATTTGAACAGTTACACAATTTAGAAGGGCGAACAATGCTTCCAGGCCTTGTTGATAGTCACATGCATCTAATTGGACATGGTGAAAGACTCCTTCGATTAGATTTATCAAAGTGTACATCTTATGAGGAAGTATTGGCTCTTGTTACAGAAAGAGTAAAAGAGACACCAGTAGGTTCTTGGATTATTGGAGAAGGGTGGAATGAAAATAATTTTACAGATACAAAAAACGTTCATGCTCATGATTTAGATAGGATTTCAAAGGAGCATCCCACTTTGTTAAAACGCGTTTGTCGTCATGTTACTTGGATAAATTCATACATACTAAAAAAAGCCAATATAACGGCAGAAACAAAGGAGCCAAAAGGTGGGAAAATCGGTCGTGATTCTTCAGGTAGATTAACGGGGCTTTTATATGAACAAGCGCAAGAGTTGATCAAACATGTTCAGCCTGAAATAAATGAAACATACTTACAAAGGGCTTTGAAGGTGGCTATTCGTGATTGCTGGAAATATGGGCTAGTAGGGGGACATACGGAAGATTTAAATTATTATGGAGGCTTTAAAAAAACATATGACGCGTTTTCATATGTCATAAAAGAAATGCCTTTTAAAGCACATTTGCTCGTTCATCATGAAGTTGCCGATGAGCGAAAAGAATATGAGAATACGCACTACATTGAATTTGGTGCGATGAAAATCTTTTCTGATGGTTCTTTTGGCGGGAGAACGGCATTATTAAGCGAGCCGTATGAGGATGCAAAAGAGACCAATGGTGTCGCGATTTATTCGCGAAATGAGCTCGCCGATCTTGTGAAAAAAGCTCGCGACTTACAAATGCCAGTTGCGATTCATACTATTGGTGATTTGTCGCTAGAGTACGTCATTGAGGCACTAGAGTTATACCGTCCTGCAGAAGGATTACGTGATCGCATTATTCATTGTCAACTGGCAAGGGAGGATTTAATTGAACGGATGAAGAAGTTGCAGGTTATTATTGATATTCAGCCCGTGTTTGTTTCATCTGATTTTCCATCTGTTATTGAAAAATTGGGAGAGCGTCGTCTTCGCTATGCATATGCTTGGAAGACTTTACTTCATGCAGGCTTACATTGTAATGGAGGCTCAGATGCGCCAATAGAACAAGTAAATCCGTTTTTAGGTATATATAGTGCTGTAACGCGAAGAAGTTTTATTGATGGAGTATGCTATATGCCTAAAGAGAGATTAACGGTATTTGAAGCAGTGTCCTTATTTACAACGGGAAGTGCTTATGCAATTGGAAAAGAGAAAAGGTGCGGAAAAATTATGAGAGGATATGAAGCTGATTTTACGATTATAGACCGGGATATATTTCATATACCGGTAGAAGAACTAAAAGATATTCAAGCTATAACAGTTGTAATAGACGGGAAAATTGTGCATCAAAAATAA
- a CDS encoding NAD kinase, giving the protein MADRRNLFFFYGDDKTALIEKMKPIYHILEENGFTILDHPKNANAIVSVGDDGTFLQAVRKTGFREDCLYAGVSAKDEISFYCDFHINHVESALQEITKNEIEVRKYPTIKIDVDQDTSFHCLNEFSLRSSIIKTFVVDVYVDDLYFETFRGDGLVISTPTGSTAYNKSLQGAVVDPLIPCFQISELASLNNNTYRTLGSPFILNHERTLTLKLRPEGNDYPVIGMDNEALSIKQVEKAVVCLSDKQIKTVKLKNNSFWEKVQRTFL; this is encoded by the coding sequence ATGGCAGATCGTCGTAATTTATTTTTCTTTTATGGTGATGACAAAACAGCTCTTATTGAAAAAATGAAGCCGATATATCATATTTTAGAGGAAAACGGCTTTACCATATTAGATCATCCAAAAAATGCAAATGCTATCGTCAGTGTTGGAGATGATGGAACCTTCTTACAAGCTGTTCGTAAAACTGGCTTTCGAGAAGATTGCCTATATGCAGGTGTTTCTGCGAAAGATGAAATTTCTTTCTACTGCGACTTCCATATTAACCATGTTGAATCAGCTCTTCAAGAGATTACAAAAAATGAAATCGAAGTACGTAAATATCCAACAATTAAAATAGATGTCGATCAAGATACATCTTTTCATTGCTTAAATGAGTTTTCTTTGCGCTCTAGCATTATTAAAACATTCGTCGTCGATGTCTACGTCGATGACTTATATTTTGAAACATTTCGGGGAGATGGCTTAGTTATTTCTACACCGACAGGTAGCACAGCTTATAATAAATCATTGCAGGGCGCTGTTGTTGATCCGCTTATCCCATGTTTCCAAATAAGCGAACTTGCCTCTTTAAATAACAACACATATCGTACACTCGGATCACCATTTATTTTAAATCATGAACGTACATTAACTTTAAAGCTCCGACCAGAGGGGAACGATTATCCTGTTATAGGAATGGATAACGAAGCGCTGAGTATTAAACAAGTCGAAAAAGCTGTTGTGTGTTTAAGCGATAAACAGATTAAAACAGTGAAATTAAAAAACAACTCTTTCTGGGAAAAAGTACAGAGAACGTTTTTATAA
- a CDS encoding class I SAM-dependent methyltransferase, which produces MSQTVETLFSIFDSSTVILRKELDMTYLEALVETGDNLFEGAILQENLSESTMKRLNREYSKFNEETYKSEEIRKAFQLAILKGMKEGIQANHEMTPDAVGIFMGYLFHKFMKDQKEITVLDPAIGTGNLMTTIFNSAQDGVVMSGFGVEVDDLLIKLALVNANLQKKAIELFNQDGLASLYIDPVDAVVCDLPVGYYPNEAGSSEYKLKADEGMSYAHHLFIEQSVKHTKDGGYLFFLVPNFIFESEQAPKLHAFIKETCFIQGLLQLPVSMFKNEKNAKSIFVLQKKGEKIEMPKQALLVELPKFSNVKAMEDMMSQLNNWFATHKA; this is translated from the coding sequence GTGAGTCAAACAGTAGAAACGTTATTTTCTATTTTCGATTCTTCTACCGTAATTTTACGTAAGGAATTGGATATGACATATTTAGAAGCGCTTGTAGAAACAGGGGATAACTTGTTTGAAGGAGCGATTTTGCAAGAAAATTTATCTGAATCAACAATGAAACGGTTGAATCGTGAATACAGTAAATTTAATGAAGAAACATATAAAAGTGAAGAAATTCGAAAAGCATTTCAGCTTGCGATCTTAAAAGGAATGAAAGAAGGTATACAAGCAAATCATGAGATGACGCCTGATGCAGTTGGAATATTTATGGGATACTTATTCCATAAATTTATGAAGGATCAGAAAGAAATAACTGTGCTAGATCCTGCAATTGGAACAGGAAATTTAATGACAACTATTTTTAATAGCGCTCAAGACGGAGTAGTAATGAGTGGATTTGGTGTAGAAGTAGACGATTTACTCATTAAGTTAGCCTTAGTAAATGCGAATTTGCAAAAAAAAGCAATTGAACTTTTCAATCAAGATGGACTTGCTTCACTTTATATTGATCCTGTTGATGCAGTTGTTTGTGATTTACCAGTAGGGTATTATCCGAACGAAGCTGGCTCAAGTGAATATAAGTTAAAAGCAGATGAAGGAATGTCTTATGCGCATCACTTATTTATTGAACAAAGTGTCAAGCATACGAAAGATGGAGGATACTTATTTTTCTTAGTGCCAAACTTTATTTTTGAAAGTGAGCAGGCGCCAAAGCTTCATGCGTTTATTAAAGAAACATGTTTTATTCAAGGGCTATTACAGCTACCTGTTTCCATGTTTAAAAACGAAAAAAATGCAAAAAGTATATTTGTTCTCCAAAAAAAAGGAGAAAAGATAGAAATGCCAAAACAGGCGCTATTAGTGGAATTACCTAAGTTTTCTAATGTGAAGGCGATGGAGGATATGATGAGCCAATTAAATAATTGGTTTGCAACTCATAAAGCATAA
- a CDS encoding DUF2953 domain-containing protein, with product MKWLAIGIGIFLIFLFLLLLSKISLKVTFLYSEMEKQCLFQVKIWKVKYTFDVLERIEKQQKKTGQKIEKAEREGGIENKIMAQLDSIGELIKKLQQIHTIVKDFFKKVKINGWKWHSQIGAGDAASTGIVTGYAWGTKGMIAGVIGQYMHIVDIPDFEITPVFQGKGFASRCELTASFHLYRAVITGIKLLIFMRKQRSSVTEKSIQA from the coding sequence ATGAAGTGGCTTGCAATCGGGATTGGGATTTTTCTTATTTTTCTTTTCCTTTTATTATTGTCAAAGATATCTCTTAAAGTGACGTTTTTATATTCAGAGATGGAGAAGCAATGTTTATTTCAAGTGAAAATATGGAAGGTAAAATATACATTCGATGTATTAGAAAGAATAGAAAAGCAACAGAAAAAGACTGGTCAAAAAATTGAGAAGGCTGAAAGAGAAGGCGGTATAGAAAATAAAATTATGGCACAACTTGATAGCATCGGAGAACTGATAAAAAAGCTTCAACAAATCCATACTATCGTTAAAGATTTTTTTAAAAAGGTGAAAATCAATGGCTGGAAATGGCACTCTCAAATTGGAGCAGGCGATGCAGCTAGTACTGGAATTGTTACCGGTTATGCCTGGGGAACAAAAGGGATGATTGCCGGAGTCATTGGGCAATATATGCATATTGTCGATATACCAGACTTTGAAATTACACCTGTTTTTCAAGGGAAAGGATTTGCATCAAGGTGTGAACTGACAGCATCTTTTCATTTGTATCGTGCTGTAATCACAGGAATAAAGTTGCTTATCTTTATGAGAAAGCAAAGATCTAGTGTGACAGAAAAATCTATTCAAGCATAG
- the argH gene encoding argininosuccinate lyase, producing MSKLWGGRFTEEAEAWVEEFGASISFDKQLVKQDIEGSIAHVMMLAKQGIVTNDEAEKIKEGLQYLLEEAKENKLHFSVEAEDVHLNIEKMLIEQIGEVGGKLHTGRSRNDQVATDMHLYLKEKVQDIINAIKQLQKVLVDQAEENIETIMPGYTHLQRAQPISFAHHILAYFWMLERDVNRYEDSLKRINVSPLGAGALAGTTFPIDRAYSAKLLDFEGIYENSLDAVSDRDFILEFLSNSSMLMMHISRFCEELILWSSQEFQFIEMSDRYATGSSIMPQKKNPDMAELIRGKTGRVYGNLFSLLTVMKGLPLAYNKDLQEDKEGMFDTVKTVEGCLHIMAGMLETMTVNKENMGQAVTQDFSNATEVADYLANKGLPFRQAHEIVGKLVLHCTKKGIYLLDVPLETYKEMSPLFEEDLYEVLSPYAAVKRRNSAGGTGFVQIEQALEKAKILVGEVTRN from the coding sequence GTGAGTAAGCTGTGGGGGGGACGCTTTACAGAAGAAGCAGAAGCATGGGTCGAGGAGTTTGGGGCATCCATCTCCTTTGACAAACAATTAGTGAAACAAGATATAGAAGGCAGTATTGCACATGTTATGATGCTTGCGAAACAAGGGATTGTAACAAACGATGAAGCAGAGAAAATAAAAGAGGGCCTTCAATATTTATTAGAAGAAGCGAAAGAGAACAAACTACACTTTTCGGTAGAAGCTGAAGATGTTCATTTGAATATTGAAAAGATGTTAATTGAACAAATTGGCGAAGTAGGAGGAAAGCTTCATACAGGTCGCAGCCGTAATGATCAAGTCGCAACAGATATGCACTTGTATTTAAAAGAGAAAGTACAAGATATAATAAATGCTATAAAACAATTGCAGAAGGTTCTTGTCGATCAAGCAGAAGAGAATATTGAAACCATTATGCCAGGGTATACACATTTGCAGCGTGCACAACCGATTTCTTTTGCACACCATATACTCGCATACTTTTGGATGTTAGAACGTGATGTGAATCGCTATGAAGATTCTTTGAAACGTATAAATGTTTCCCCGCTTGGCGCAGGTGCTCTTGCAGGAACAACATTTCCAATTGATCGTGCATATAGCGCAAAGCTTCTCGATTTTGAAGGGATATATGAAAATAGTTTAGATGCGGTAAGTGATCGTGATTTTATACTAGAATTTTTGAGCAATTCATCTATGTTAATGATGCATATATCACGCTTTTGTGAAGAACTTATTTTATGGAGCAGTCAGGAGTTTCAATTTATTGAAATGAGCGATCGATATGCAACGGGAAGTAGCATTATGCCACAAAAGAAAAATCCGGATATGGCGGAACTGATCCGTGGTAAAACAGGAAGAGTGTATGGGAACTTATTCAGTTTATTAACAGTAATGAAAGGATTACCGCTAGCCTATAACAAAGATTTGCAAGAAGATAAAGAAGGAATGTTTGATACAGTTAAAACGGTAGAAGGCTGTCTTCATATTATGGCTGGTATGTTAGAAACGATGACTGTAAATAAAGAAAACATGGGGCAGGCTGTAACGCAGGATTTTTCTAATGCAACAGAAGTCGCTGATTACTTAGCAAACAAAGGACTCCCATTCCGCCAGGCGCATGAAATTGTTGGCAAGCTCGTTCTTCATTGCACGAAAAAAGGAATCTATTTATTAGATGTGCCGCTTGAAACATATAAAGAAATGAGCCCTTTATTTGAAGAAGATTTATATGAGGTTCTATCACCTTATGCAGCAGTAAAACGCCGTAATAGTGCAGGTGGGACAGGATTTGTTCAAATTGAACAGGCGTTGGAAAAAGCGAAGATATTAGTGGGAGAAGTTACTAGGAATTGA
- the tpx gene encoding thiol peroxidase encodes MANVTFKGNPMTLVGTEVKVGDQAPNFQLLANDLSPVSLETYKGQVKLISVVPSIDTGVCDAQTRRFNEEAAGIENTKVLTISVDLPFAQKRWCAANGLENVVTLSDHRDLSFGEAYGVVMKELRLLARAVFVVDSNDKVVYVEYVSEGTNHPNYEAALEAAKAAK; translated from the coding sequence GTGGCAAACGTAACTTTTAAAGGTAATCCAATGACTTTAGTTGGAACAGAAGTTAAAGTTGGCGATCAAGCACCAAACTTTCAACTATTAGCAAATGACTTATCTCCAGTAAGTTTAGAAACATATAAAGGTCAAGTGAAATTAATTAGCGTTGTCCCTTCAATTGACACAGGTGTATGCGATGCGCAAACACGCCGTTTTAATGAAGAGGCAGCTGGTATTGAAAATACAAAAGTATTAACAATTAGCGTTGATTTACCATTCGCTCAAAAACGCTGGTGTGCAGCAAACGGTTTAGAAAACGTAGTAACACTTTCTGACCACCGTGACCTTTCATTTGGTGAAGCATATGGTGTTGTAATGAAAGAACTTCGTTTACTTGCTCGCGCGGTATTTGTAGTAGATAGCAACGACAAAGTTGTATACGTAGAATACGTAAGTGAAGGTACAAACCATCCAAACTATGAAGCGGCATTAGAAGCAGCAAAAGCAGCGAAGTGA
- a CDS encoding EcsC family protein, translated as MQSKREQSILQEIKEWERQLIEQEATDFQKMFDKWMYEIVEKLPKKKRANLFAKVDGWLFHLHAFIQSSQSQLDARNRILGTARLFDESIENLDDLKVLSIDQLTYIAEQQTARHRLYSFVQGGATGVGGLFLLTADFPVMIALNVKAVQLIATSFGHDVNKPYEMMLALKVFHAALLPTRLQQYAWSNLLQELEQEDSYFYEGEEEVLKPASIEVVLKQILKTFSIYALRRKLFQGVPVLGIAIGSTVNYRLTRNVTEFANRFYQVRYLLEKEKRV; from the coding sequence ATGCAATCGAAGCGAGAACAATCCATTTTACAAGAGATAAAAGAGTGGGAAAGACAATTGATAGAGCAAGAGGCGACTGATTTCCAAAAGATGTTTGATAAATGGATGTATGAAATAGTAGAAAAATTACCTAAAAAAAAGCGTGCAAACCTTTTTGCAAAAGTAGATGGCTGGCTATTTCATCTTCATGCATTTATTCAAAGCTCACAATCGCAATTAGATGCGCGCAATCGTATTTTAGGTACGGCTAGATTATTTGATGAATCCATTGAGAACTTAGATGACTTAAAAGTATTATCTATTGATCAATTAACATACATAGCAGAACAACAGACAGCGCGTCATCGACTATACTCTTTTGTACAAGGAGGAGCAACTGGTGTAGGTGGTTTATTCCTATTAACTGCGGATTTTCCTGTTATGATTGCGCTAAATGTAAAAGCTGTGCAGCTCATTGCAACTTCGTTTGGGCATGATGTGAATAAGCCGTATGAAATGATGCTTGCTTTAAAAGTATTTCACGCTGCATTATTGCCAACAAGATTACAGCAATATGCTTGGTCCAATTTACTGCAAGAATTAGAGCAAGAAGATTCTTACTTTTATGAAGGAGAAGAAGAGGTATTAAAACCAGCTTCAATAGAGGTTGTGCTTAAACAAATTTTGAAGACATTTTCAATTTATGCACTTCGTCGTAAATTATTTCAAGGTGTTCCTGTGCTAGGAATTGCAATTGGTTCCACTGTGAATTATCGTTTAACAAGAAATGTCACCGAATTTGCAAACAGATTTTATCAAGTGCGCTACTTATTAGAGAAAGAGAAACGTGTATGA
- the ackA gene encoding acetate kinase, whose translation MSKIIAINAGSSSLKFQLFEMPSEKVLTKGLVERIGLEDSIFTITVNGEKQKEITNIPDHAVAVNMLLNKLTENGIVKSLDEISGIGHRVVHGGEKFADSVLITDQVLADIEDLSELAPLHNPANIVGIKAFQEVLPNVPAVAVFDTAFHQTMPESAYLYSLPYEYYEKYGIRKYGFHGTSHKYVTERAAELLGRPLESLRLLSCHLGNGASIAAVEGGKSIDTSMGFTPLAGVTMGTRSGNIDPALIPYIMEKTGQSVEEVVNVLNKKSGMLGLTGYSSDLRDIIAKEEEGDHRAKVALDVFVSRIHKYIGSYAARMKGVDAIIFTAGIGENSAIIRERVLEGLEYMGVYFDAKRNNVFGEEAFISFPHSPVKIIVIPTDEEVMIARDVVRLGNVG comes from the coding sequence ATGTCAAAAATCATCGCGATTAATGCAGGAAGTTCTTCCTTGAAGTTTCAATTATTTGAAATGCCAAGTGAGAAAGTATTAACAAAAGGTTTAGTAGAACGTATTGGTTTAGAAGACAGTATTTTCACAATTACTGTAAATGGTGAGAAGCAAAAAGAAATTACAAATATTCCAGATCATGCAGTGGCAGTTAATATGCTTCTTAATAAATTAACTGAAAATGGAATCGTGAAATCTCTTGATGAGATTAGCGGTATCGGTCACCGTGTTGTACATGGCGGTGAAAAATTTGCTGACTCTGTATTAATTACAGATCAAGTATTAGCAGATATTGAAGACTTAAGCGAATTAGCACCACTTCATAATCCAGCAAACATTGTTGGTATTAAAGCGTTCCAAGAAGTACTTCCAAACGTACCAGCAGTAGCAGTATTCGATACAGCATTCCACCAAACAATGCCAGAATCTGCGTATCTTTACAGCTTACCATATGAGTACTATGAGAAATACGGTATCCGTAAATATGGTTTCCATGGAACTTCTCATAAATATGTAACAGAGCGTGCAGCTGAATTATTAGGCCGTCCACTTGAAAGCTTACGTCTTCTTTCTTGTCATTTAGGTAATGGTGCAAGTATCGCAGCTGTAGAAGGTGGAAAATCTATCGATACGTCAATGGGATTCACTCCACTTGCTGGTGTAACAATGGGGACGCGTTCTGGTAACATTGACCCTGCGCTAATTCCATACATCATGGAAAAAACGGGACAAAGTGTAGAAGAAGTAGTAAATGTATTAAACAAGAAAAGTGGTATGTTAGGTCTTACTGGATATTCTAGTGACTTACGTGACATTATTGCGAAAGAAGAAGAAGGCGACCACCGTGCAAAAGTAGCACTTGATGTGTTCGTAAGCCGTATTCACAAATACATTGGTTCTTACGCAGCTCGCATGAAAGGTGTTGACGCAATCATCTTCACAGCTGGTATAGGTGAAAATAGCGCCATCATTCGTGAGCGCGTATTAGAAGGTCTTGAGTACATGGGCGTATACTTTGATGCAAAACGCAACAACGTATTCGGTGAAGAAGCATTTATCAGCTTCCCACACTCTCCAGTAAAAATTATCGTAATTCCAACTGACGAAGAAGTTATGATCGCTCGTGACGTTGTTCGTCTTGGAAATGTTGGTTAA
- the ytfJ gene encoding GerW family sporulation protein: MDHPIQSLMTTAMQHLKQMTDVNTIIGDPIKAADGSVILTVSKVSFGFAAGGSEFGRIESSGRHPFGGGSGGGVSINPVAFLVINGGGVKVLHLDKQTHIIDKVIELAPQAVDKVKEMMEKRKGDEPEFEI; the protein is encoded by the coding sequence ATGGATCATCCAATTCAAAGTTTGATGACAACAGCAATGCAGCATTTAAAGCAAATGACAGATGTAAATACAATTATTGGTGACCCGATTAAAGCAGCGGACGGAAGTGTAATTCTTACCGTGTCGAAAGTAAGTTTTGGATTTGCTGCGGGTGGAAGTGAGTTTGGAAGGATTGAAAGTTCTGGCCGCCATCCATTTGGAGGAGGGAGCGGTGGAGGAGTCTCCATTAATCCTGTTGCCTTTCTTGTTATAAATGGAGGGGGCGTAAAAGTGTTACATTTAGATAAGCAAACGCATATTATTGACAAAGTAATTGAATTAGCGCCACAAGCTGTTGATAAAGTGAAGGAAATGATGGAGAAGCGAAAAGGCGATGAGCCAGAATTTGAAATTTAA
- a CDS encoding YitT family protein — translation MRNIQSRQIIKEIFMVLIGSFILSAALYHFHFQNHLTEGGFVGIALFIQNFFDISPSISTVLMDIPVILLCATFLGKKMVGYSFLGSISFGVFYSFMENYSPFAVDLSNHLWIAAVLGGALAGIGLGFILRFGGATGGDDILTIVLSKKTRFTIGQIFFVFDAIVLALSLYYLNWMEIAFTILSIAVQSKTLDFIYYPKAEKNTVSIPMSKKHATN, via the coding sequence ATGAGGAACATCCAAAGTCGACAAATTATTAAAGAAATTTTTATGGTTTTAATTGGTTCATTTATTTTATCAGCAGCACTATATCATTTTCATTTCCAAAACCACTTAACAGAAGGTGGATTTGTTGGAATTGCATTATTTATCCAAAACTTTTTTGATATTTCACCGTCGATTTCGACTGTATTAATGGATATTCCTGTCATCTTATTATGTGCTACATTTTTAGGCAAAAAGATGGTTGGCTATTCATTTCTGGGTTCGATTTCATTCGGCGTATTTTATTCTTTTATGGAGAACTACTCTCCATTTGCGGTAGATTTATCAAATCATTTATGGATTGCCGCTGTACTTGGTGGTGCGTTAGCTGGTATTGGTCTCGGTTTTATATTACGATTTGGCGGTGCAACCGGCGGAGACGATATTTTAACCATTGTATTAAGCAAAAAAACACGCTTTACAATTGGGCAAATTTTCTTCGTCTTTGACGCGATTGTTCTTGCACTTTCATTATATTATTTAAACTGGATGGAAATTGCATTTACGATTCTTTCCATTGCTGTTCAATCCAAAACATTGGACTTTATTTACTATCCAAAAGCAGAAAAGAATACCGTATCCATTCCTATGTCCAAAAAACATGCAACAAACTAA